One stretch of Rosistilla oblonga DNA includes these proteins:
- a CDS encoding serine/threonine-protein kinase — MSERKQRVAQAYLESLYTGDDTASFPERERESTVAVPRNLADEKIFDGPELPILGAGERFGPFMIKGLLGSGGVANVYRASDRMDADVAIKVPRIASPWINDLIGREFRLTRSIADRGVVEVQGLYNVDNIHVISQELIDGTSIDKWVRQGIPTGQLPSLDRVYSAIAQLAQALDSLHKQNYVHRDIKPNNVLVDGSGRVKLIDFGLATRIRTLGNWSNPEFQLGTFRYLAPEIALSCCQTTASDIYSFGRVLFYLLAGRLPCLDLPLQPDWSDARIASQLNQQLPCGTPSDLVNLCIGTNAFDPDQRPSAEEITDYLQSATSKRKRRQAATAECLQTKLRQTVKANSAESGLVVLALEETQQAFLGDTMDALSGDDNYLVLKGQTCAGENLPYRAINPIVSELGQWLQNLDPCLRRAWPLMPDSPAIADWPILGLLASSHTRFAQATSLNGARETGLSDLAWLFQTLAEDRTIVLCIEHLQHADGASWQFLRQLQTVAEKHRVLIFASVDANDAVAMKQVQSMVSADNIHAI, encoded by the coding sequence ATGTCCGAACGGAAGCAGCGGGTGGCCCAGGCCTACCTTGAATCCCTCTACACGGGGGATGACACCGCCAGTTTCCCCGAGCGTGAGCGGGAATCGACAGTCGCAGTTCCAAGGAACCTCGCCGACGAAAAGATCTTCGACGGACCCGAGCTGCCGATCCTGGGAGCGGGTGAGCGCTTCGGCCCCTTCATGATCAAGGGGCTGTTGGGCAGCGGCGGAGTCGCCAATGTCTATCGAGCAAGCGATCGGATGGACGCAGACGTTGCGATCAAAGTGCCGCGCATCGCCAGTCCGTGGATCAACGACCTGATCGGCCGCGAGTTTCGATTGACGCGGTCGATCGCCGATCGTGGCGTGGTCGAAGTCCAGGGACTATATAACGTCGACAACATCCACGTGATCTCGCAGGAATTGATCGATGGGACGTCGATCGATAAGTGGGTTCGTCAGGGAATCCCGACGGGACAACTGCCATCGTTGGATCGCGTTTATTCGGCGATCGCTCAACTGGCTCAAGCTCTCGACAGCTTGCACAAACAAAACTATGTCCACCGCGACATCAAACCGAACAACGTTTTGGTCGACGGTTCAGGCCGGGTGAAGCTTATCGATTTTGGTTTGGCCACGCGGATCCGAACGCTCGGCAATTGGAGCAATCCCGAATTCCAATTGGGAACCTTTCGGTATCTCGCTCCCGAGATCGCACTGAGCTGCTGTCAAACGACAGCGTCGGATATCTACAGTTTCGGACGCGTCCTGTTTTATCTGTTGGCGGGCCGTTTGCCTTGCCTGGATCTGCCGTTGCAACCCGATTGGTCCGACGCGCGAATTGCGTCGCAGTTGAATCAGCAGTTGCCTTGTGGAACGCCGAGCGATCTGGTCAACCTTTGCATTGGAACCAATGCGTTTGATCCCGATCAACGTCCGTCGGCCGAGGAGATCACCGATTACTTGCAGTCAGCAACTTCCAAGCGAAAGCGGCGGCAAGCGGCGACCGCGGAATGCTTGCAAACCAAGCTGCGTCAAACGGTCAAAGCGAACTCCGCCGAAAGCGGTTTGGTCGTGCTGGCTCTCGAAGAGACCCAACAGGCATTTTTGGGCGACACCATGGATGCGCTCTCCGGAGACGACAACTATCTGGTGCTTAAAGGGCAGACTTGCGCCGGAGAGAATCTCCCATATCGGGCGATCAACCCTATCGTAAGCGAACTGGGACAGTGGTTGCAGAACTTGGATCCCTGCTTGCGTCGCGCATGGCCGCTGATGCCCGATTCCCCCGCAATCGCCGACTGGCCCATTTTGGGACTGCTCGCTTCTTCACACACGCGCTTCGCTCAGGCCACCTCTCTCAACGGGGCGAGAGAGACTGGCCTGAGCGATTTAGCGTGGCTGTTCCAAACGCTGGCCGAAGATCGCACGATCGTGCTGTGTATCGAACACCTGCAGCATGCCGACGGAGCCAGTTGGCAGTTCCTGCGACAGCTGCAAACCGTCGCTGAAAAACACCGCGTGCTGATCTTTGCATCGGTCGACGCCAACGACGCGGTGGCGATGAAGCAGGTTCAATCGATGGTGTCGGCGGACAACATCCACGCGATCTAA
- a CDS encoding TolC family protein, which translates to MVEHHQTCITQSHRQRADQQILVWAWAIAMLALTAAGCRTYHQASQTICHDTTDVDAVMCRVDTGNAGSIEHTADTRPLTLEDFKSGNEIQYWEITLEEALSTALSSTQVMRELGATIMRSPDLVVTEQSRPLQQTDPRFGIEGALSAFDAQLDVLATFQNNDRRFNNRFFGGGSNVFIQDRHDYIAQLSKRSATGAEFALRSITDYDANNATGNITPSAWQQQLEGEIRQPLLQGGGLTFNRIAGPGGGPGVYNGILIAKVNSDINDMEFELALRRFVSDVTNAYWDLYFAYRDFDAKHFALEKSRETWLNYEAQKVANRRSGAAEALAREQYYRFQSELEDAIAGKATQRTESGSGTQGGVFAGVGGVQAAERKLRLMIGLPQRGEQLLRPSDEPVAAPIRFDWDSIAAEALRQRVELRKQRLVVERRRLELLAAKNFLLPQLDMIGRYRYRGLDKNWIGNDSAFRDLGSGDFQEWEAGFELSLPVGFRQAHAAVQNAKLQLAREQAILTEQSRRVTHDLAAMVAEADRAFQQTQTNMNRFLAAADAVETLEANRRAGLPVNLEQLLDAQRRLSDAQTSYFTAKTEYAVALKNIDFEKGSLLRNSRLYLASNN; encoded by the coding sequence ATGGTTGAGCACCACCAAACCTGCATCACACAATCGCACCGACAGCGAGCGGACCAGCAGATCCTGGTGTGGGCGTGGGCGATTGCGATGCTGGCTCTAACCGCCGCCGGTTGTCGCACGTATCATCAAGCGTCCCAAACGATATGCCACGACACGACCGATGTCGATGCAGTGATGTGTCGTGTCGACACCGGAAATGCTGGTAGCATCGAGCACACAGCGGATACGCGTCCGTTGACGTTGGAAGACTTTAAGTCGGGCAACGAGATCCAATATTGGGAGATAACGCTGGAAGAAGCGTTGTCGACGGCCCTCTCCAGCACGCAAGTGATGCGAGAACTGGGAGCCACGATCATGCGGTCTCCCGATCTCGTCGTGACAGAACAAAGTCGCCCGTTGCAGCAGACCGATCCACGGTTTGGAATCGAGGGAGCGTTGAGTGCGTTCGACGCACAACTGGATGTACTGGCCACGTTCCAGAACAACGACCGCCGTTTCAACAACCGCTTCTTCGGCGGCGGATCAAACGTCTTCATTCAGGATCGCCACGACTACATCGCTCAATTGAGCAAGCGAAGTGCGACGGGAGCCGAATTCGCGCTTCGCAGCATCACCGACTACGACGCCAACAACGCGACCGGCAACATCACTCCCAGCGCTTGGCAACAACAACTCGAGGGCGAGATCAGGCAGCCCTTGTTGCAAGGCGGCGGATTGACTTTCAATCGCATCGCCGGCCCCGGCGGCGGGCCCGGTGTCTATAACGGGATCTTGATCGCGAAGGTCAACAGCGACATCAACGACATGGAATTCGAACTCGCGTTGCGTCGTTTTGTTAGCGATGTGACCAACGCGTATTGGGATCTCTACTTCGCCTACCGCGACTTCGACGCCAAACACTTTGCGTTGGAGAAGAGTCGCGAAACGTGGTTGAACTACGAAGCGCAGAAGGTTGCCAACCGGCGATCCGGTGCTGCCGAAGCACTTGCTCGCGAGCAGTACTATCGTTTCCAATCGGAACTAGAAGATGCGATTGCTGGCAAAGCGACGCAGCGGACCGAATCGGGCAGCGGAACCCAAGGCGGTGTATTCGCCGGTGTCGGCGGTGTGCAAGCCGCCGAACGGAAGTTGCGGTTGATGATCGGTCTGCCGCAACGTGGCGAACAATTGCTGCGGCCCAGCGATGAACCGGTCGCCGCACCGATTCGCTTCGATTGGGATTCGATCGCCGCCGAAGCGCTTCGCCAGCGCGTGGAACTCAGAAAGCAGCGGTTGGTTGTCGAACGACGCCGATTGGAACTGCTCGCTGCGAAAAACTTCCTGTTGCCACAATTAGATATGATCGGCCGCTATCGCTATCGCGGACTCGACAAGAACTGGATCGGCAACGATTCCGCGTTCCGCGATCTCGGCAGCGGCGACTTCCAGGAATGGGAAGCCGGTTTTGAACTGTCGCTGCCGGTCGGATTCCGCCAGGCGCACGCGGCGGTGCAAAATGCAAAGCTGCAACTGGCCCGCGAACAAGCGATCCTCACCGAACAATCGCGGCGCGTGACCCATGACTTGGCAGCCATGGTTGCCGAAGCGGATCGCGCGTTTCAGCAAACGCAGACCAACATGAACCGCTTCCTCGCCGCAGCCGATGCCGTCGAAACGCTCGAAGCCAACCGAAGGGCAGGGCTGCCGGTCAATCTGGAACAACTGTTGGATGCCCAACGTCGACTCAGCGACGCCCAAACAAGCTACTTCACCGCGAAGACCGAATACGCCGTCGCGTTGAAAAACATCGACTTCGAAAAAGGTTCGCTGCTGAGAAACAGCCGACTGTATCTAGCCAGCAACAACTAA
- a CDS encoding biotin/lipoyl-binding protein, with protein MHDFKTTDDLLPHPHVERFFAQVDRICAAGDDAPPLFPDLIDRLIADGIVASAAFWCCELGQTTLSARSPAWQLPLPHPLPDLLSQTAVGAAASIVLNAPDASETATAGQRIATVYRGGSEALLILDAMVQPAASPAALRQRQELLEGFAELAGNRWVRDRFEALSLRRDPRDPRQAMLDLVVDESKSIDEATRELANLLLNATDVDRVSLLQYQAGATRLLALAPAGKIDRRSVLVRQLTSLVTQVAAGDGTLAYSMGLPSDDAPQESLLQFIDEAESRQVEVQMDQSRLQANPTAIVLERFTVDPASMSRDRGLALQALPVLRHLLDQHNSGFRRLLNRVRHASPARNAAIASLVGVVMLLALLCIPSDFWIPVDGHLHPVASRGVFAPGEGVIDSLYVVDGAVVAEGDKLLSIRDPQLELRGSELDGQIATLKSQLASAQAARGQGVRDASRTRSGDLSAQEQDLEMQLAGLQRQRELVSKHRQQLDVASPLAGTVQRWDMERELRDRPVAHGQHLLDVIDADSAWELRLDVPDHLIGYVLAAPQDDPLPVEFRIRSAPQDVMPAVVRQIAESSQVDAQGQTSVLVAAGIGDEALHDPRIGAGVVARIYCGRRSLAFVWFRELIEFCQRSFYF; from the coding sequence ATGCATGATTTCAAGACAACCGATGATCTGCTGCCGCATCCGCATGTGGAGCGTTTCTTTGCGCAGGTCGATCGAATCTGTGCCGCCGGCGATGACGCGCCACCGTTGTTTCCCGATTTGATCGATCGCTTGATAGCCGATGGGATCGTGGCGTCCGCTGCCTTTTGGTGCTGCGAGCTGGGGCAGACCACTTTGTCGGCGCGGTCGCCCGCTTGGCAGCTTCCGCTGCCCCATCCATTGCCCGATCTCTTGTCGCAAACCGCGGTAGGAGCGGCGGCGTCGATCGTACTGAACGCACCCGATGCCAGCGAAACCGCGACCGCTGGCCAACGCATCGCGACCGTTTATCGTGGCGGTTCCGAAGCGTTGTTGATTCTCGATGCGATGGTTCAGCCGGCGGCGTCACCGGCCGCGCTGCGGCAGCGTCAGGAATTGCTCGAAGGTTTTGCAGAGCTGGCGGGCAACCGCTGGGTTCGGGATCGCTTTGAAGCGTTGTCGCTTCGCCGCGACCCGCGCGATCCCCGGCAAGCGATGCTCGATCTCGTTGTCGACGAATCCAAGTCGATCGACGAAGCGACGCGTGAGCTAGCGAATCTGCTGTTAAATGCGACCGATGTCGATCGCGTCAGCTTGCTGCAATACCAAGCGGGCGCGACCCGTTTGCTGGCGTTGGCTCCGGCGGGAAAGATCGATCGCCGATCCGTATTGGTCCGTCAACTGACGTCGCTCGTGACGCAAGTCGCCGCCGGTGACGGGACCCTCGCCTATTCGATGGGTTTGCCATCGGACGACGCCCCGCAGGAAAGCTTGCTGCAATTCATCGACGAAGCGGAGAGTCGGCAGGTTGAAGTTCAGATGGATCAGTCGCGGTTGCAAGCCAATCCGACGGCGATCGTTCTGGAACGTTTCACCGTCGATCCGGCGTCGATGTCGCGCGATCGCGGGCTGGCATTGCAGGCGTTGCCCGTTCTGCGGCATTTGCTCGACCAGCACAACAGCGGTTTCCGGCGGCTGCTGAATCGAGTTCGCCACGCGTCGCCGGCGCGAAACGCAGCGATCGCCTCGCTTGTCGGCGTGGTGATGTTGCTGGCATTGCTGTGCATCCCTAGCGACTTCTGGATTCCCGTCGATGGCCATCTGCATCCGGTCGCCTCGCGAGGTGTGTTTGCGCCCGGGGAAGGTGTGATCGACAGCTTATACGTCGTCGATGGAGCCGTTGTTGCCGAGGGAGACAAGTTGTTGTCGATCCGTGATCCTCAGTTGGAACTGCGCGGTAGCGAATTGGACGGACAGATCGCAACGCTAAAGTCGCAGCTGGCGTCGGCTCAGGCAGCTCGCGGGCAAGGCGTCCGCGATGCGTCGCGCACTCGCAGCGGCGATCTTTCGGCGCAAGAACAAGATCTGGAGATGCAGTTGGCTGGGCTGCAGCGGCAACGCGAGTTGGTCTCGAAACATCGGCAGCAGCTGGACGTCGCAAGTCCTTTGGCCGGCACGGTGCAACGCTGGGATATGGAGCGTGAGTTGCGAGATCGGCCGGTCGCGCATGGGCAACATTTGTTGGACGTGATCGACGCCGATTCAGCTTGGGAATTGCGGTTGGATGTTCCCGATCATTTGATCGGTTACGTACTTGCTGCTCCACAAGACGATCCGTTGCCGGTCGAGTTTCGGATTCGCAGCGCACCGCAAGACGTCATGCCCGCTGTCGTGCGGCAGATCGCGGAATCATCACAGGTCGATGCACAGGGGCAGACGAGTGTCTTGGTCGCCGCTGGAATCGGTGACGAAGCGTTGCACGATCCACGGATTGGTGCGGGAGTGGTCGCGAGGATCTATTGCGGACGACGTTCGTTGGCGTTTGTCTGGTTTCGCGAGCTGATCGAATTTTGTCAACGCAGTTTCTACTTTTAA
- a CDS encoding HlyD family secretion protein, whose protein sequence is MVSFHRRYLCSVCLALLGASTLPAGDPLVLQRVFVKRIADVELAAPKAGLLAKVSVAEGASVSKDQPLAKLDDRNAQIDLQRAKIEYEVAVQELSDRAEIELAQKRLEAAEQARKQFAIENDAAHRLAENRLAVQATEKSAAVAKNELDRAQHARNEFADSVSESEIEGLALTYQQAELESQQAEFQRQQDLLAANASDEALLSHRLAAEQASIELQQTKTDLQLARLNADLYQNALDAAQLQLAQHQVQAPFDGVVVELYRQQGEWVKPGDPIVRVLRLDRLRVEGFLPTHLLRSDLVGSPAEIHVVGFAKQSLVFQGEVSFVSPEVDAVNNEVAIWAEFDNPELLAWPGMQGTLTIHLPLPDTAGKSPQSDTEETPQQ, encoded by the coding sequence ATGGTCTCATTTCATCGACGCTATCTGTGCAGCGTTTGTTTGGCTCTGCTCGGGGCGTCGACACTCCCGGCGGGCGATCCGCTGGTGTTGCAGCGTGTGTTTGTCAAACGGATCGCCGACGTCGAACTCGCCGCTCCCAAAGCGGGTCTGCTGGCCAAGGTCTCCGTTGCCGAAGGGGCTTCGGTTTCCAAGGACCAGCCGCTGGCGAAGCTGGATGATCGGAACGCTCAAATCGATCTGCAGCGCGCGAAGATCGAATACGAAGTGGCGGTGCAGGAACTCAGCGATCGAGCGGAGATCGAATTGGCGCAGAAGCGACTCGAAGCCGCTGAGCAAGCGCGAAAGCAATTTGCGATTGAAAACGATGCCGCGCATCGGCTTGCCGAAAATCGGTTAGCTGTCCAAGCGACGGAGAAGTCGGCAGCGGTTGCAAAAAATGAACTCGATCGCGCACAACACGCTCGCAACGAGTTTGCCGATAGTGTTTCCGAATCGGAGATCGAAGGTTTGGCACTCACTTATCAGCAGGCGGAACTCGAGTCGCAGCAGGCAGAGTTTCAACGCCAACAGGATCTGCTGGCTGCTAACGCGTCGGACGAAGCGCTGCTGTCGCATCGTTTGGCGGCGGAGCAGGCGTCGATCGAATTGCAGCAAACCAAGACCGATCTGCAACTGGCGCGATTGAACGCGGACCTCTATCAAAATGCGCTCGATGCGGCGCAGCTGCAACTGGCTCAGCATCAGGTGCAGGCTCCGTTCGACGGTGTTGTGGTCGAACTGTATCGGCAGCAGGGGGAATGGGTGAAGCCGGGCGATCCGATCGTGCGGGTGCTGCGCTTGGATCGGTTGCGTGTCGAAGGCTTTCTGCCGACCCACTTGCTGCGGAGCGATCTGGTTGGTTCGCCAGCCGAGATTCACGTCGTTGGATTTGCCAAACAGTCGCTGGTCTTTCAAGGAGAGGTTTCGTTTGTCTCGCCCGAAGTCGACGCGGTGAACAACGAGGTTGCGATCTGGGCAGAATTTGATAATCCCGAACTGCTGGCCTGGCCGGGAATGCAAGGGACGCTCACGATCCACTTGCCCTTGCCCGATACCGCAGGCAAATCGCCACAATCGGATACTGAAGAGACACCGCAGCAGTGA